The following proteins are co-located in the Xiphophorus hellerii strain 12219 chromosome 2, Xiphophorus_hellerii-4.1, whole genome shotgun sequence genome:
- the rassf10a gene encoding ras association domain-containing protein 10 has protein sequence MISSNQQRKRFSNTSTGIRNINTETSVAEIPWKTFSFFLEMEPEEGKVSVWVCREEKLVSGLTKRTTCADVVRVLLDDQNLQQGAAAAMLSGSPQSYCVVEKWRGFERILPNKTKILRLWSAWGDEQENVRFVLVKSEASLPNNGPRSAEARVVPSRESGGPGGLLKGTAKSCWVAAAAAANMSQEKQRRIVRKAFRKLDKMNRKKEQTVPKDKSSVEKMETLVHLVISQDHTIRQQIQRIKELDREIERYEAKVHFDRIKRHGVNYVQDTYMVESSAESPVPSADGKRKAEHQDVRCTAEALAQFEEYARRCEEVVRLQEEVTEREALVESITGEIQEELNRRWMRRRRDEGASEDAQDTDSTVEEMSLCEPADPDVESLSENELLLEEERIKTQLDTSLYIGLRLKTDLEAIRGDLDLSLALWETKESELLDLLAKVETMELEQANKQLTDDEKEELPVNSAEADPGSVEQSTGWVEQARGLSKACSINDEDSDTGLSSMHSQDSDNPPVCESLV, from the coding sequence ATGATCAGTTCAAATCAGCAGAGGAAGCGCTTCAGCAACACATCAACTGGAATTAGGAatataaacacagaaacttCCGTAGCAGAGATTCCCtggaaaactttttctttctttttggagATGGAGCCCGAGGAGGGGAAAGTCTCGGTATGGGTCTGCCGAGAGGAGAAGCTGGTCTCCGGACTGACTAAACGGACCACCTGTGCCGACGTTGTGAGGGTTCTGCTGGATGACCAGAACTTGCAGCAGGGCGCCGCAGCCGCGATGCTGTCCGGCTCTCCGCAGTCCTACTGCGTGGTGGAGAAGTGGAGAGGCTTCGAGAGGATTTTGCCCAACAAGACCAAGATCCTGCGGCTGTGGAGCGCCTGGGGAGACGAGCAGGAGAATGTCCGGTTCGTCCTTGTGAAGAGCGAAGCTTCGCTGCCCAACAACGGGCCCCGCAGTGCCGAAGCGCGGGTCGTCCCGAGCCGGGAGAGTGGCGGCCCGGGTGGGCTGCTCAAGGGCACCGCTAAGAGCTGCTGGGTCGCTGCGGCGGCTGCTGCCAACATGTCCCAAGAGAAGCAGAGGCGCATCGTCCGGAAGGCCTTCAGGAAGTTGgataaaatgaacagaaagaaGGAACAGACAGTACCTAAAGATAAAAGTTCAGTGGAGAAGATGGAGACACTGGTCCACTTGGTGATCTCGCAGGATCACACCATCCGGCAGCAGATCCAGAGAATCAAGGAGCTGGACCGGGAGATCGAGAGGTACGAGGCCAAAGTGCACTTCGACCGCATCAAGAGACACGGGGTGAACTATGTGCAGGACACGTACATGGTGGAATCCTCCGCGGAGAGCCCGGTTCCGTCTGCGGACGGGAAGCGCAAAGCGGAGCACCAGGACGTGCGCTGCACGGCGGAGGCGCTGGCCCAGTTCGAGGAGTACGCGCGCCGCTGCGAGGAGGTGGTGCGGCTGCAGGAGGAGGTGACGGAGCGGGAGGCGCTGGTGGAGAGCATCACCGGGGAGATCCAGGAGGAGCTGAACCGGCGCTGGATGAGGCGGCGGCGCGACGAGGGAGCATCGGAAGATGCGCAGGACACCGACAGCACCGTGGAGGAGATGAGCCTCTGCGAGCCCGCGGATCCAGATGTGGAGAGCCTGTCAGAAAACGAGCTcctgctggaggaggagaggataAAAACCCAGCTGGACACCAGTCTGTACATCGGCTTGAGACTCAAGACGGACCTAGAAGCCATCAGAGGGGACTTGGACCTGAGTCTGGCACTCTGGGAAACCAAAGAGAGTGAACTGTTGGACCTGCTTGCCAAAGTTGAGACCATGGAGCTGGAGCAGGCAAACAAACAACTGACTGATGATGAAAAGGAAGAACTGCCTGTGAACAGTGCAGAGGCTGACCCGGGGTCAGTGGAACAGAGCACGGGTTGGGTGGAGCAGGCTAGAGGTCTGTCAAAAGCCTGCAGCATCAATGATGAGGATTCAGACACGGGCCTGAGCTCAATGCACAGCCAGGACTCCGACAACCCTCCCGTGTGTGAATCACTGGTGTAA